The Macaca fascicularis isolate 582-1 chromosome 1, T2T-MFA8v1.1 genome includes a window with the following:
- the GPR52 gene encoding G-protein coupled receptor 52, which produces MNESRWTEWRILNMSSGIVNVSEHHSCPLGFGHYSVVDVCIFETVVIVLLTFLIIAGNLTVIFVFHCAPLLHHYTTSYFIQTMAYADLFVGVSCLVPTLSLLHYSTGVHESLTCQVFGYIISVLKSVSMACLACISVDRYLAITKPLSYNQLVTPCRLRICIILIWIYSCLIFLPSFFGWGKPGYHGDIFEWCATSWLTSAYFTGFIVCLLYAPAAFVVCFTYFHIFKICRQHTKEINDRRARFPSHEVDSSRETGHSPDRRYAMVLFRITSVFYMLWLPYIIYFLLESSRVLDNPTLSFLTTWLAISNSFCNCVIYSLSNSVFRLGLRRLSETMCTSCMCVKDQEAQDPKPRKRANSCSI; this is translated from the coding sequence ATGAATGAATCCAGGTGGACTGAATGGAGGATCCTGAACATGAGCAGTGGCATTGTGAATGTGTCCGAGCATCACTCCTGCCCACTTGGATTTGGCCACTACAGTGTGGTGGATGTCTGCATCTTCGAGACAGTGGTTATTGTGTTGCTGACATTTCTGATCATTGCTGGGAATCTAACAGTTATCTTTGTCTTTCATTGTGCTCCACTGTTACATCATTATACTACCAGCTATTTCATTCAGACGATGGCATATGCTGATCTTTTCGTTGGAGTTAGCTGCTTGGTTCCTACTCTCTCACTTCTCCACTACTCCACAGGTGTCCACGAGTCATTGACTTGCCAGGTTTTTGGATATATCATCTCAGTTCTAAAAAGTGTTTCTATGGCATGTCTTGCTTGCATCAGTGTGGATCGTTATCTTGCAATAACCAAGCCTCTTTCCTACAATCAACTGGTCACCCCTTGtcgcctgagaatttgcattatTTTGATCTGGATCTACTCCTGCCTAATTTTCTTGCCTTCCTTTTTTGGCTGGGGGAAACCTGGTTACCACGGTGACATTTTTGAATGGTGTGCCACCTCTTGGCTCACTAGTGCCTATTTTACTGGCtttattgtttgtttactttATGCTCCTGCTGCCTTTGTTGTCTGCTTCActtacttccacattttcaaaatttgCCGTCAGCACACCAAAGAGATAAATGACCGAAGAGCCCGATTCCCTAGCCATGAGGTAGATTCTTCCAGAGAGACTGGACACAGCCCTGACCGTCGCTACGCCATGGTTTTGTTTAGGATAACCAGTGTATTTTATATGCTGTGGCTCCCCTATATAATTTACTTTCTTCTAGAAAGCTCCCGGGTCTTGGATAATCCAACTCTGTCCTTCTTAACAACCTGGCTTGCAATAAGTAATAGTTTTTGTAACTGTGTAATATACAGCCTCTCCAACAGCGTTTTCCGGCTAGGCCTCCGAAGACTGTCTGAGACAATGTGCACATCCTGTATGTGTGTCAAGGATCAGGAAGCACAAGACCCCAAACCTAGGAAACGGGCTAATTCTTGCTCCATTTGA